In Phragmitibacter flavus, one DNA window encodes the following:
- a CDS encoding Gfo/Idh/MocA family protein: MDNVRLGIVGLGNMGKTHLANIRAGKVTGLRVTALCESVGTLPPLVEGETPFTDVEAMIHSGKIDAILICTPHFSHTTIGISALNAGLHVLVEKPISVHKADCERLIAAHTNKKQVFAAMFNQRTNATFKKVKDLIDSGEIGEVRRIHWEVTNWFRTNYYYATGGWRGTWKGEGGGVLMNQCPHNLDLFQWLFGMPDTIRGFCQFGRFHEIEVEDNVTAYMAYKNGTTATFITSTGEAPGANRLEIIAEQGRLTITDGTQIHSQRNRQPMGKFCMEAEAAFAAPETWSMNIPVDQSGGQHNEILQNFTNAILKDEHLLSPAEQGIYSVELANAILLSTWQDKTIELPFDSADYEKLLIEKGEASTFQKTKVVAKATSDDFAKSFK; the protein is encoded by the coding sequence ATGGACAACGTCAGACTCGGCATCGTAGGACTCGGAAACATGGGCAAGACACACCTTGCCAACATCCGTGCAGGAAAAGTCACCGGACTTCGCGTCACCGCCCTCTGCGAAAGCGTCGGCACCCTCCCTCCCCTCGTTGAAGGCGAAACTCCCTTCACCGACGTCGAAGCCATGATCCACAGCGGCAAAATCGACGCCATCCTCATCTGCACCCCCCACTTCTCCCACACCACCATCGGCATCTCCGCCCTCAACGCCGGCCTGCACGTCCTCGTCGAGAAACCCATTTCCGTTCACAAAGCCGACTGCGAACGCCTCATCGCCGCGCACACCAACAAAAAGCAGGTGTTCGCCGCCATGTTCAACCAGCGCACCAACGCCACCTTCAAAAAAGTCAAAGACCTCATCGACTCCGGCGAAATCGGCGAAGTCCGCCGCATTCATTGGGAAGTGACCAATTGGTTCCGCACCAACTACTACTATGCCACCGGCGGCTGGCGCGGCACCTGGAAAGGCGAGGGCGGCGGAGTCCTCATGAATCAGTGCCCACACAACCTCGACCTCTTCCAATGGCTCTTCGGCATGCCCGACACCATCCGCGGCTTCTGCCAGTTCGGTCGATTCCACGAAATCGAAGTCGAAGACAACGTCACCGCCTACATGGCCTACAAAAACGGCACCACCGCCACCTTCATCACCTCCACAGGTGAAGCCCCCGGCGCCAACCGCCTTGAAATCATCGCTGAACAAGGCCGGCTCACCATCACCGACGGCACCCAAATCCACTCCCAGCGCAACCGCCAGCCCATGGGCAAATTCTGCATGGAAGCCGAAGCCGCCTTCGCCGCTCCCGAAACCTGGAGCATGAACATCCCCGTCGATCAAAGCGGTGGTCAGCACAACGAGATCCTGCAAAACTTCACCAACGCCATCCTCAAGGACGAGCACCTCCTCTCCCCCGCCGAGCAAGGCATCTACAGCGTGGAACTGGCCAATGCCATCCTCCTCTCCACCTGGCAGGACAAAACCATTGAACTCCCCTTCGACTCCGCCGATTACGAAAAACTCCTCATCGAAAAAGGCGAAGCCAGCACCTTCCAGAAAACCAAAGTCGTCGCCAAAGCCACCTCCGACGACTTTGCAAAGAGCTTCAAGTGA